A genomic window from Periweissella cryptocerci includes:
- a CDS encoding 4-hydroxy-tetrahydrodipicolinate reductase, producing the protein MISVIVAGFRGKMGRQVVELINTSPGLKLVGGYDPKAVASDLYQTVYTDLANIPANAADVWVDFSTPTTVFENVVGALNKDMRPVIGTTGLTANEIEQLSALASEHQIGGLLVPNFSLSAVVMIMLAKQAVKFFPDVEIIELHNAKKVDAPSGTAKYTATQLENESPATSEVPIHSVRLPGYVAHQEVLFGGTGEALTIRQDSFDRTSFMPGVQLGIQKVMTSNEFVIGLENLI; encoded by the coding sequence ATGATTTCAGTAATTGTCGCGGGTTTTCGCGGTAAAATGGGGCGCCAAGTCGTCGAATTAATAAATACATCACCAGGATTAAAATTAGTCGGCGGTTATGATCCCAAAGCTGTTGCTAGTGATTTGTACCAAACGGTTTATACTGATTTGGCTAATATTCCCGCCAATGCGGCCGATGTCTGGGTTGATTTTAGTACGCCAACGACGGTCTTTGAAAATGTGGTTGGCGCGTTGAATAAGGACATGCGGCCAGTCATTGGGACGACGGGTTTGACGGCAAATGAAATTGAACAGTTAAGTGCGCTCGCTAGCGAACACCAAATTGGCGGGTTGCTTGTACCTAATTTTAGTTTGTCAGCCGTGGTGATGATTATGCTCGCAAAACAAGCGGTCAAATTCTTCCCGGATGTGGAAATTATTGAATTGCATAATGCAAAAAAGGTCGATGCGCCATCTGGGACAGCTAAATATACCGCCACTCAACTAGAAAATGAGTCACCAGCAACGAGTGAGGTTCCAATTCATTCAGTGCGGTTACCCGGGTATGTTGCTCATCAAGAAGTGCTTTTTGGTGGCACGGGCGAGGCGCTAACGATTCGCCAAGACTCATTTGATCGTACATCCTTCATGCCGGGTGTGCAGCTCGGTATTCAAAAAGTCATGACCTCAAATGAATTTGTCATTGGCTTAGAAAATTTAATTTAA